Proteins from a single region of Mus pahari chromosome 2, PAHARI_EIJ_v1.1, whole genome shotgun sequence:
- the C1rl gene encoding complement C1r subcomponent-like protein isoform X2, translating to MSGFRGLVPELESSLWSSPTTSCMSKMCWWLLWGILHTCPTQASMLLAQPSPQQLTSPGYPEPYLKGQESHTDIEAPEGFAVRLTFQDFDLEPSPDCEGDSVTISTGGIDATRLCGQQGSPLGNPPGHREFVSSGRSLRLTFRAHSSSEKITHLHKGFLALYQAVGTLSCPSLWKLKDRQDGEEVPECVPVCGRPVVPLAENPNTFGSSRAKLGNFPWQAFTSIYGRGGGALLGDRWILTAAHTIYPKDSIYLRKNQSVEVFLGHTDIDELLKLGNHPVRRVVVHPDYRQHESHNFNGDIALLELEQRVPLGPNLLPVCLPDNETLYHSGLWGYVSGFGVEMGWLTTKLKYSKLPVAPREACEAWLRQRQRTEVFSDNMFCVGEEMQMSSVCQGDSGSVYVVWDDLALHWVATGIVSWGIGCGKGYGFYTKVFSYMDWIKRVIEGKD from the exons ATGTCAGGGTTTAGAGGCCTGGTTCCAGAGCTGGAGAGCAGCCTATGGAGTTCTCCCACCACAAGCTGCATGAGCAAGAT GTGCTGGTGGCTCCTTTGGGGAATCCTCCATACTTGCCCCACCCAGGCCTCTATGCTTTTGGCCCAGCCGTCACCACAGCAGCTGACATCCCCCGGATACCCAGAGCCATATCTCAAAGGCCAGGAGAGCCACACTGACATCGAGGCCCCGGAGGGCTTTGCCGTGAGGCTGACCTTCCAGGACTTTGATCTGGAGCCATCCCCAGACTGTGAAGGCGACTCTGTCACA aTTTCAACCGGAGGAATAGATGCAACCAGACTGTGTGGGCAGCAAGGTTCCCCTCTGGGGAACCCTCCTGGTCACAGGGAGTTTGTATCCTCTGGTAGGAGCCTGCGGCTGACCTTCCGGGCACACTCATCCTCCGAGAAGATCACACACCTCCACAAAGGCTTCCTGGCTCTCTACCAAGCCGTAG GGACACTTAGCTGCCCATCCTTGTGGAAGTTGAAGGACAGACAGGATGGAGAAGAGGTTCCTGAATGTGTGCCAG TCTGTGGAAGACCAGTCGTCCCCCTTGCTGAGAATCCAAACACTTTTGGTTCTTCCCGAGCTAAACTGGGCAACTTCCCCTGGCAAGCCTTCACCAGCATCTATGGTCGTGGGGGCGGAGCCCTGCTGGGTGACAGATGGATCCTGACGGCTGCCCATACCATCTACCCCAAGGATAGCATCTATCTCAGAAAGAACCAGAGTGTGGAAGTGTTTCTGGGTCACACAGACATAGATGAGCTGCTGAAACTTGGGAACCATCCTGTCCGTAGGGTCGTGGTTCATCCAGACTACCGCCAACATGAGTCCCACAACTTCAATGGAGATATTGCTCTTCTGGAACTTGAGCAGAGAGTCCCTCTGGGGCCCAATCTCCTCCCAGTCTGTCTGCCGGACAACGAGACCCTCTACCACAGCGGCCTCTGGGGTTACGTCAGTGGGTTTGGTGTGGAGATGGGCTGGTTAACAACAAAGTTGAAATACTCAAAGCTGCCTGTAGCTCCCCGGGAGGCCTGTGAAGCCTGGCTCCGCCAGAGGCAGCGAACTGAGGTGTTTTCTGACAATATGTTCTGTGTTGGGGAAGAGATGCAGATGAGCAGTGTCTGCCAGGGAGACAGTGGCAGCGTCTATGTGGTGTGGGACGATCTTGCTCTTCACTGGGTGGCCACGGGCATTGTATCCTGGGGCATCGGGTGTGGCAAGGGGTATGGCTTCTACACCAAAGTGTTCAGCTACATGGATTGGATTAAGAGGGTGATTGAAGGTAAAGACTGA
- the C1rl gene encoding complement C1r subcomponent-like protein isoform X1, with translation MSGFRGLVPELESSLWSSPTTSCMSKMCWWLLWGILHTCPTQASMLLAQPSPQQLTSPGYPEPYLKGQESHTDIEAPEGFAVRLTFQDFDLEPSPDCEGDSVTISTGGIDATRLCGQQGSPLGNPPGHREFVSSGRSLRLTFRAHSSSEKITHLHKGFLALYQAVAVNQPNGDAQADPTPGADPPKFQNHCQDPYYKAEQTGTLSCPSLWKLKDRQDGEEVPECVPVCGRPVVPLAENPNTFGSSRAKLGNFPWQAFTSIYGRGGGALLGDRWILTAAHTIYPKDSIYLRKNQSVEVFLGHTDIDELLKLGNHPVRRVVVHPDYRQHESHNFNGDIALLELEQRVPLGPNLLPVCLPDNETLYHSGLWGYVSGFGVEMGWLTTKLKYSKLPVAPREACEAWLRQRQRTEVFSDNMFCVGEEMQMSSVCQGDSGSVYVVWDDLALHWVATGIVSWGIGCGKGYGFYTKVFSYMDWIKRVIEGKD, from the exons ATGTCAGGGTTTAGAGGCCTGGTTCCAGAGCTGGAGAGCAGCCTATGGAGTTCTCCCACCACAAGCTGCATGAGCAAGAT GTGCTGGTGGCTCCTTTGGGGAATCCTCCATACTTGCCCCACCCAGGCCTCTATGCTTTTGGCCCAGCCGTCACCACAGCAGCTGACATCCCCCGGATACCCAGAGCCATATCTCAAAGGCCAGGAGAGCCACACTGACATCGAGGCCCCGGAGGGCTTTGCCGTGAGGCTGACCTTCCAGGACTTTGATCTGGAGCCATCCCCAGACTGTGAAGGCGACTCTGTCACA aTTTCAACCGGAGGAATAGATGCAACCAGACTGTGTGGGCAGCAAGGTTCCCCTCTGGGGAACCCTCCTGGTCACAGGGAGTTTGTATCCTCTGGTAGGAGCCTGCGGCTGACCTTCCGGGCACACTCATCCTCCGAGAAGATCACACACCTCCACAAAGGCTTCCTGGCTCTCTACCAAGCCGTAG CTGTGAACCAACCCAATGGGGATGCCCAGGCCGATCCCACACCCGGAGCTGACCCTCCCAAGTTTCAGAACCACTGCCAAGATCCCTATTATAAAGCAGAACAGACag GGACACTTAGCTGCCCATCCTTGTGGAAGTTGAAGGACAGACAGGATGGAGAAGAGGTTCCTGAATGTGTGCCAG TCTGTGGAAGACCAGTCGTCCCCCTTGCTGAGAATCCAAACACTTTTGGTTCTTCCCGAGCTAAACTGGGCAACTTCCCCTGGCAAGCCTTCACCAGCATCTATGGTCGTGGGGGCGGAGCCCTGCTGGGTGACAGATGGATCCTGACGGCTGCCCATACCATCTACCCCAAGGATAGCATCTATCTCAGAAAGAACCAGAGTGTGGAAGTGTTTCTGGGTCACACAGACATAGATGAGCTGCTGAAACTTGGGAACCATCCTGTCCGTAGGGTCGTGGTTCATCCAGACTACCGCCAACATGAGTCCCACAACTTCAATGGAGATATTGCTCTTCTGGAACTTGAGCAGAGAGTCCCTCTGGGGCCCAATCTCCTCCCAGTCTGTCTGCCGGACAACGAGACCCTCTACCACAGCGGCCTCTGGGGTTACGTCAGTGGGTTTGGTGTGGAGATGGGCTGGTTAACAACAAAGTTGAAATACTCAAAGCTGCCTGTAGCTCCCCGGGAGGCCTGTGAAGCCTGGCTCCGCCAGAGGCAGCGAACTGAGGTGTTTTCTGACAATATGTTCTGTGTTGGGGAAGAGATGCAGATGAGCAGTGTCTGCCAGGGAGACAGTGGCAGCGTCTATGTGGTGTGGGACGATCTTGCTCTTCACTGGGTGGCCACGGGCATTGTATCCTGGGGCATCGGGTGTGGCAAGGGGTATGGCTTCTACACCAAAGTGTTCAGCTACATGGATTGGATTAAGAGGGTGATTGAAGGTAAAGACTGA
- the C1r gene encoding complement C1r subcomponent, whose protein sequence is MWLFALLMTLFSGVEGSVYLPQKLYGEVTSPLYPKPYPSDWETTTVITVPMGYRVKLVFWHFDVEPSEGCFYDYVKISADKQTLGRFCGQLDSPLGNPPGSKEFMSQGNKMLLTFHTDFSNEENGTIMFYKGFLAYYQAVDLDECASQPNSVEEGSQPRCQHLCHNYVGGYFCSCRPGYELQKDGQSCQAECSRELYTEPSGYVSSLEYPQPYPPDLRCNYSIRVERGLTVHLKFLDPFEIDDHQQVHCPYDQLQIYAKGKNLGEFCGKQRPPDLDTSSNAVDLLFFTDESGDSRGWKLHYTTEIIKCPQPKALDEFTIIQDMQPQYQFRDYFIVTCKQGYQLMEGNQAIVSFSAVCQHDGTWHRAMPRCKIKNCGQPRSLSNGDLRYITTKGVNTYEARIQYYCNEPYYKMLTRAGSSESVRGIYTCTAQGIWKNEEEGEKMPRCLPVCGKPVNPVTQKQRIIKGQKASPGNFPWQAFTNIHGRGGGALLGDRWILTAAHTIYPKEHNKENDNDANPRTPVYLGHTNVQQIKDLGHHPVRRVIIHPDYRQDEPNNFEGDIALLELENSVTLGPELLPICLPDNETFYDKGLMGYVSGFGITEDKIANDLRFVRLPVADREACQRWLRTKKENNVFSQNMFCSGDPSIQQDACQGDSGSVFAVRDRNRDIWVATGIVSWGIGCGEGYGFYTKLLNYVDWIKKEMGEDS, encoded by the exons AT GTGGCTCTTTGCCCTCCTCATGACCCTGTTCTCTGGGGTGGAGGGCTCCGTCTACCTCCCTCAGAAGCTCTATGGAGAGGTGACCTCTCCTCTGTATCCCAAGCCTTATCCCAGTGACTGGGAGACAACCACTGTGATCACTGTCCCCATGGGGTACAGGGTGAAGCTGGTCTTCTGGCATTTTGACGTGGAGCCTTCAGAAGGCTGCTTCTATGACTATGTTAAG ATTTCTGCCGATAAGCAGACTCTGGGGAGGTTCTGTGGGCAGCTGGATTCTCCCCTGGGCAACCCCCCAGGAAGCAAGGAATTCATGTCCCAGGGAAACAAGATGCTACTGACCTTCCACACAGACTTCTCCAATGAGGAGAATGGGACCATCATGTTCTACAAGGGCTTCCTGGCCTACTACCAGGCTGTGG ATCTTGATGAATGTGCATCCCAGCCCAACTCAGTGGAAGAGGGTTCGCAGCCCCGATGCCAACACCTGTGTCACAACTATGTTGGAGGCTACTTCTGTTCCTGCCGTCCTGGCTATGAGCTTCAGAAAGATGGGCAATCCTGCCAGG CTGAGTGCAGCAGGGAGCTCTACACGGAGCCCTCGGGCTATGTCTCCAGTCTCGAATACCCTCAGCCCTATCCACCGGATCTACGCTGCAACTACAGCATCCGGGTGGAGAGGGGCCTCACTGTGCACCTCAAGTTCCTGGATCCTTTTGAAATTGATGACCACCAGCAAGTGCACTGCCCTTATGACCAGCTCCAG ATCTATGCTAAGGGGAAAAACTTGGGTGAATTCTGTGGAAAGCAAAGGCCTCCAGACCTTGACACCAGCAGCAATGCAGTGGATCTGCTGTTCTTCACAGATGAGTCAGGGGACAGCCGAGGCTGGAAGCTGCACTACACCACTGAAA TCATCAAGTGCCCCCAGCCCAAGGCTCTGGATGAGTTCACCATCATCCAAGATATGCAACCTCAGTACCAGTTCCGGGATTACTTCATTGTCACCTGCAAGCAAGGCTACCAGCTCATGGAg GGAAATCAGGCGATAGTCTCCTTCTCAGCTGTTTGCCAGCATGATGGCACGTGGCATCGTGCCATGCCCAGGTGCAAGA TCAAGAACTGTGGGCAGCCCCGAAGCCTGTCTAATGGGGACTTACGCTACATCACCACCAAAGGCGTGAACACCTATGAAGCCAGGATCCAGTATTACTGCAATGAACCATATTACAAGATGCTGACCAGAGCTGGCAGCAGTGAGTCTGTGCGAG GGATATATACCTGCACAGCCCAAGGCATTTGGAAgaatgaagaggaaggagagaaaatgccCCGGTGTCTGCCAG TGTGTGGGAAACCTGTCAACCCTGTAACACAGAAGCAGCGCATCATCAAGGGGCAGAAAGCCAGTCCCGGCAACTTCCCCTGGCAGGCCTTCACCAATATCCATGGGCGAGGGGGTGGGGCCCTGCTTGGAGACCGCTGGATCCTCACAGCAGCCCACACCATCTATCCCAAggaacacaacaaagaaaacgACAACGATGCCAACCCAAGAACGCCTGTTTACCTGGGCCACACAAACGTGCAACAGATCAAAGACCTGGGACATCACCCTGTCCGTAGGGTCATCATACACCCAGACTACCGCCAAGATGAACCTAACAATTTTGAAGGAGATATTGCTCTACTGGAGCTGGAAAACAGTGTCACACTGGGCCCCGAACTCCTCCCCATCTGTCTCCCAGACAATGAGACCTTCTATGACAAAGGCCTCATGGGATATGTCAGCGGATTTGGGATAACAGAAGATAAGATAGCTAACGATCTCAGGTTTGTCCGACTGCCTGTAGCTGACAGAGAGGCATGCCAGAGATGGCTCCggacaaaaaaggaaaataatgtattttctcaAAACATGTTCTGTTCTGGGGATCCAAGTATACAGCAAGATGCCTGCCAGGGAGACAGTGGGAGTGTTTTTGCAGTCAGGGACCGAAATCGTGATATCTGGGTGGCTACGGGCATCGTATCCTGGGGCATTGGGTGTGGTGAGGGATATGGCTTCTACACCAAGTTACTGAATTATGTTGACTGGATCAAGAAAGAGATGGGAGAAGACAGCTGA